The DNA segment tgaattactgatttttaaattacaatctacaattgctgaaaattataatacaatgcTTACTTTATATTTAGGGATGGGGATTTCTTCTCAATGTCAGTCAAGGAAACAGGTTTATCTTAAATACATATCCAACCAGATTAACTTTGTTTGCAATATCcccattaaaaattaataactttAACTTCAATTCTTCTTTATCACAcattatttaatacataataatcctttaaaaccattttttgtTACAATAGAAGAAGGCTGATCGAAGTcggatcgacgcgtttgagatgtggtgctggaggaaaatgctgcgGATTCCCTGGATGGCGCATCGGACAAACGCAtcaatcctggaagaactaggcgtctccttaagactctccaccatttgcctacgtaggatcttagagtttttcggtcacgttgcgagaaaaaagggtgacaatctcgaaagacttctcatcaccggcaaagtggaaggaaagaggcctagggggcgtagtcccatgcgctggtccgatcagattaagaccactttggaatccagcatcaatgtcgctatccactgcgcggaggacagaagtgaatggaagaacaaagtcctgacaaaagtgctcagtaaaggtcacgaccctcagaactgaggaatacgacgcacggaggaggttACAATAATAGTgtagtaattttattactaatgGTAAACTCTCACACACTGTAAGCAAGCACAGATGACAAGTCTGCACAAATAGGTATCAACCACCATTGTGCCTATTTATTTTGAGAAACAAATGTACATATCATCAAAGagtgggacagccattgtacACCACACCaggtgtgcaataaaaaaaacgaattctaTTAAGTATACGAAAGCTTTCTTGTTTCTTAAGGCAATAGTGATTTAGAGTTTAGCTCCATAAGTATAATCATTTTTATCTCACAGTGTTAATTGTGAAGAAAGCTACACCATAATCTAGGCACAAAATTGgcattactaaataaaaatactttttcctATGGGttagttattataaatatactttGACACAAATTTTCGAAATGAGacataatataaatgtttttggAACAATATCAATATCTTCATTTCTGTATGCAGTGAATTGGTTAACAGAAAATTCAACTActttacaaaatttttattcGACTTAGATCTTTGTTCCAACGATCACAGAGTAAATATTTTGGTAGGTCTAATGTTAAAATAAGTAAGAAGTTGAGTTTTATAATTTCTAACCTCGGACATCAAATTGAAGAAACTTGTCATGGTACAGTCAAAATATGGATGAAATTTCTCCTTAAGAACAGTCCCATTTGTGGTCAAATTTTAAGATAAAATCACATATCACTTCACTTGAAtgtatcacaattttttttagtttttcatcAGCAGAGTACGAAAATGGCgacgaaatatatttaaattgtcaGTGTTTTCCTATTTCCCACGAATTTTCTTTAAACTACAAAATTGTAGGCCTCTACTACAAAAACTACTATTCACCAAATATCACAACAGaccaaaataaagaaaaattgaatgtgaacaaaatataaacactgaaagtagaaaaaagtttgtgaaattttacttttttgCCGAAATTACAACCACAGATTATAGTATAATTGACAATACAGTCACTGTACTGCTATTCAACTAATTCAACTGACTGTATTAACGTGATCTATTGCTCAAAACTTTTGGCAGTAGTACGAAGATCAGACGTAATACTAgggaattattttgtttattcaatgCTTGCTCACttaaaatatgtacgataggtAATGATGATTTATTAGCCTTTGGTTTCTGTAAGTAGAAAAATGTGGAGAATGAAAAAGAATGAAAATAGCTTGACAGGGcttttaaaatccattaaagTCTATATTTCCacaatttttattcaaaaaaagTTTCCTTTCATTCCAATTATATCACTTCATTTCCGTTTTCGCTCAAAGGTCATCAatttggcaaaaaaaaaattagtaatttttGAGATGAAGGTGACTTAtgagatttaaatttatatcaCTTAGGTTTCAAATAAGAAATGTTGCTGTTTAAGCCCCATTTCCTTTGGCAGTACAAATCAGACAAATCTACAAAAAAACGTTTAGGAGAGATATGAGAAAATTAAACAGTTGCTGGATGAGGCTTCCCAAAAGGTCCACTAATATCTTATAAATTTCTATCCTTTTAGGAAAAAGTTTTGCATTTCATGCAGCACATAACAGTATGTTGTTGTCTCAtcttttcttgtttatttccaTTTCTTAAGATAAATTCTGTGCcgtaatgaatttaattttaatccatatccatatcaattttattttatcagtcACGATTACGGTGGATTTGTTgtctcatttattttttatttttgttacaaaatGTTTGCCTTATTAAGGTATGATCTTTATGTCTGTCCCCTTGacaaaaaaactgatttaaacACCTATTTGTGTGTGGGGTgagaattttgtttgtttgttgctcCTGTAGCTATCAGTCACTGGTACCCATGAACTCCTATCTACCTCATAAATATCACAGGAAGTCGTAACCAAGTTCAAGTCGTACCCAGCCAGGTATCATAATATGGTGCTTAATTCTGCTCAGCTGcataacattaatttttattaaaatgattattaaCTAGGTTCTGGTTTTCAACGACTGTGTGACATTAcaagtttattaatataaatatggcTGGCTAAAgtgataataatatggtaaaGTGAGGCGGATCAGTATAAAGTGGCATTATCTTACTTTCaagttttattgtatattttttctatatgtAAGACGATCCGCCAGCAAGTAATTAAATTAGCCACGTTAGCTATAACTAcgtttttaaggtttttaagGGGCGGGAGTACGTTTGAAAACCTAGTGTTGCAAAAACCAGGGCATATTATTAcaaactgaaaataataaaagagatataatagtaaaagtagttttaattatgttaaattaaaaagccTACCTACCGATGGCCTGATACAGAAACCTTCACTAGAGGACCTACATTATATGTACCAAATTTCATCACAATCGGATAACGGTTAAAGGATTGAGGTACGCACGGAGGACGAACATAGAAGCAAGCAtttatttcaaatgaaataaattatgtttcgaTAAATTAgttcataatataaattatattatggaacGTTATGTTAAGCATTATGGAATATTTCGTTAAAAGTCCGTTTACGAAGGCTCCTAGTGGTTGTAGGTGTAGTATCAGCCAGTGACAGCGTCTACAGTAGTCTACACTTACGGGATAGGCAGTGAATAGCGTCTACCCAAATTATAGTCTGTGATAGAGAGACTGTAAACCATAGAGTTAGTGTATTTATTAACTCCCTGCTGTAAACCCACAAAAACTAAACTTTATTAAACTATGTAAAatgaacataataattttttaatagttcTTAATTCACGCTAAATACAACTTGCGTAGGTAATGATAGCGTTGCTTAGTTAAACATCGAGTTATGGACGTGGTTATGTTGATATGTCCCCAAGATTGGAATGAAATTGTCAGAAATTGAGGATTTGGAGGAATTACCAATTCGATCATTCaagcataaattttaataataccgTACACCATTTCTAAATTTTCTTTATGTAAACcataaggtgttttttttattgaaggttTTTTTAGCCGCAAGTATTGATAATTTGGGTACCTAATTATTGGTAAACAGGGCGTTCTGTAAGCTTGTGTAGGTTAGcgtgtaacaattttttttccgcAAAGCAGTTCTGTGACCGATGTCAGATTTGTTTGCGCCtttcaaatattcaaaatatttttaatgacgtTTGTCCTAAGCGGACAGGCATGATGCGGATTGCAAAATAGTTTTGCACTTTGATTTCTATCTTTATGTAAAAATTACAaactttaaatacaaaaaatataattaaaataaatatgtcacAACACTACAGTTCAGAATTCAACCTCATATCATAGGGCATGATGACTTCAAAGGGGAATATAAGTATGAGGATAGGAGAAAAAACGGCTGTATATGGCTACTTAGGGCTATTCATAAGGTCCACAAAAAcctctgttttattttaattaaaaaggacAGGTtgccatttatttaaaaaaaaattttatttcattgtcgACTGATTAGGACTatctgtat comes from the Bombyx mori chromosome 10, ASM3026992v2 genome and includes:
- the LOC134199503 gene encoding uncharacterized protein LOC134199503 — translated: MICFGRAMPQCVHRHRRARRSELWPPPYCLVHLFHSHIVQLVSARCHAPLTAPRNAPQNAPPVAVAYFIGCLPFVFAAPACRASRRTAIRTALGCGQGKKADRSRIDAFEMWCWRKMLRIPWMAHRTNASILEELGVSLRLSTICLRRILEFFGHVARKKGDNLERLLITGKVEGKRPRGRSPMRWSDQIKTTLESSINVAIHCAEDRSEWKNKVLTKVLSKGHDPQN